GCTCAACCGGCTTCGCTTTTTCAACCGGTTTCGGCTGCGCTTTAGGCGGCTGGCGCACCGGCTCCGCAGGTTTTGTCGCGGCGACAGGCGGCGGCGTCACCACCGTTGGCGACGTATTGCTTTGCGGCTGCGTCGCGCCACTGTCGGCTGACTGCTGCGGTCGGTTGCTGTTGCCGCCTACCGCCGCACCCGCGCCTTCCGGTGGCTGAGACGGCAACGACTGGGTCACCGGCGGCACCATTTCGCTGTCCTGCTGATCTTCCGGTTTCGGCACCAGCGGAATCGCCGCAAACTCTTCTTTATAGTGCTTCTTCTTGCCGTCAAGCAGCCCAGGCAGCACGATGACTCCCACGGCGACTAATATGATGGTGCCGACTAAACGGTTTTGAAACTTACTTGCCACTGCCCTTCTCCGTTTCCAGCGTTTCCATAACCTGTGCCACGGTGTGGAACGAACCGCACACCAGCACAATATCCTGCTTGCCCGCCTGCTGCATGGCCGCACGCCAGGCTGAAGTCACATCGCTGAACGCCTGTCCTGCAGGCAGATGCGCCAGCAGCTGTTCAGCACTGGCACCGCGCGGTCCGCTTAACGGTGCGCAATACCAGACATCCACCTGATTTGCCAACGCGGCCAGCGTGCCGGCAATATCTTTATCGTGCAGCATGCCGACCACCGCGTGTACTTTACCGGCCACTGGCTCTGCCGCCAGACGACTCGCCAGGTAGCTGGCGGCGTGAGGATTGTGGGCAACGTCGAGAATCAGACGCGGAGCCTGGCTGACGGTTTGAAAACGGCCCGGCAGAATCGCCCGCCCGATATGCGCCCGAATAACCGCATCGTCCACCGCCAGCCCTGACGCGCGCAATGCCGCCAACGCGGTAGCCGCATTCGGCAACGGCACCTGAGGCAGCGGCAGATCGTTAACTTCGCCCTGCGCGTCCACAAAACGCCAGCCGGTAGCCAGCTGTTGATAATGCCAGTCGCGATCGCGTTGATGCAGCCGGGCGCCGCAGGCGCTGGCAACGTCAGCGATGGTCACTGGCATGTCAGGCTCGCCAACCACCGCCGGCTTGCCCTGGCGAAAGATACCCGCTTTTTCGCGGCCAATGCTTTCACGATCGTTGCCCAGCCAGTCGGTATGATCCAGCGCAATGCTGGTCACTACCGCAACGTCGGCATCTACAATGTTGGTGGCATCCAGGCGACCGCCAAGGCCGACCTCAAGGATCACCACATCGAGTGCCGCCTGCTTAAACAGCATCAGCGCCGACAGCGTGCCAAATTCAAAGTAGGTTAATGAGGTGGTTCCGCGCCCTGCTTCAATTGCCGCAAAGCTGGCGGTGTGCGCCGATTCGGCCAGCTCTTCGCCCTGAACACGTACGCGCTCGGTGTAACGCACCAGATGAGGCGAACTGAAGACGCCAACGCGAAAGCCTGCCGCCATCAGCACCGTTTCCAGCGTGCGACAGGTGGTACCTTTGCCGTTGGTGCCGGCGACGGTGAAGATAAACGGAGCGGGTTGCAGCAGGTCGAGCCGCTGAGCGACGTCGCGAATGCGGTCAAGCCCCAGTTCGATCGCTTGCGAATGCAGGTGTTCAAGATAATGAAGCCACGTGGCCAAAGGCGACGTGGCTTGAGGAAGGTGAAGATTATCCATGTGTCCCGTTCACAACGTTACGGTGCATTGGTGAAAGGCGCTCAGCGCGCCTTTCGATCATCTGTCAGGCCTCGTGGCTTTCTGGCTCAGAAGCCGGTGCTGGCTCATCGCTATCAGGCAGCGGGGCTGGCAGGTTCATCATTTTTGCCAGCAGGCTGGCCAGCTTGTAGCGCAATTCCGGACGGCGAATGATCATGTCGATCGCGCCTTTTTCAATCAGGAACTCGCTGCGCTGGAAGCCTGGCGGCAGCTTTTCGCGAACCGTCTGCTCAATAACGCGCGGACCAGCAAAACCGATCAGCGCTTTTGGCTCAGCGATATTCAGATCGCCTAACATGGCGAAGCTGGCTGACACACCGCCCATAGTCGGGTCAGTCATGACAGAAATATAAGGCAGACCGCGCTCGCGCATCTTGGCCAACGCCGCACTGGTTTTCGCCATCTGCATCAGCGACATTAACGCTTCCTGCATACGGGCGCCGCCGCTGGCGGAGAAACAGATCAGTGGACAGTTATCTTCCAGCGCCTGCTCAACCGCACGCACAAAGCGCGCACCCACTACCGAGCCCATTGAACCGCCCATAAAGGCAAACTCAAACGCGGCGGCAACGACCGGCATGCTGTGCAGCGTGCCTTTCATAACAATCAGCGCGTCCGTCTCATCTGTCGCTTTCTGCGCGGCAGTCAGACGATCTTTATATTTTTTGGAATCCTTAAACTTGAGCACGTCTTTTGGTTCCAGCTCGCTGCCCAACTCCACCAGCGTGCCTTCATCAAGCAGCCGGTTCAGGCGCTCACGTCCATGCATACGCATGTGGTGATCGCATTTCGGGCAAACTTCCAGATTGCGCTCCAGTTCGGCACGGTACAGAACCTGGCCGCAGCTGTCACACTTGGTCCACACGCCTTCCGGGATACTCGCTTTACGCGATGGCGTGATGGTGCTCTTGTTGAGAATTCGTTCAATCCAGCTCATTGATGACCTTTCTGTTTGAACCTGGTGAGACCAGTTTTTCTTGTTGCTGCTGTCGGTGACAGCAGACCATAAATGTCGCTCATTAAACCATAACCATCCGGCGCTGTGGATAAAAATCTGGTCGGATGGCCTGGCCTGAACCCTTTTTTTAAGGCTGCTTCTGCTGCTTCGCCGCACGGCGATGGCGCCACACTTCTATCACGCCTGGCAGCACAGAAACCAGGATAATCCCCACGATCAGCAGTTTCAGGTTCTCCTGCACCACTGGTAAATCACCGAAAAGATAACCGGCGTAGGAGAATAGCACTACCCATAACAGCGCGCCCGTCACGTTATACAGCGCAAAGTGACGGTAGGACATGTGCCCCATCCCGGCAACAAACGGCGCAAAGGTGCGCACGATCGGCACGAAGCGCGCAAGGATAATCGTTTTTCCGCCATGACGCTCGTAAAACGCATGGGTTTTATCGAGATAGCTTTGACGAAAGATTTTCGAGTTGGGGTTGCTGAACAACCGCGCCCCAAACAGGCGGCCAATGGTGTAGTTCACCGCATCGCCAAGAATAGCGGCAATCACCAGCAGCGCGACCATCAGATGGATATTGAGGTCGTTGCCCGGCAGCGCCGCCAGCGCACCGGCAACAAACAGCAGCGAATCACCGGGTAAAAACGGCGTCACGACCAGGCCGGTTTCACAGAACAGGATCAAAAACAGAATGGCATAGACCCAGACGCCATACTGCGCCACCAGCTCGGCAAGATGCACATCAATGTGCAAGATAAAATCGATGACTAAATGGATGAAATCCATGGCGCTACTATCCTATGGCTAAAAGTTAATCCGCGAGGAACAGCGGTCCCATCGGCGGTCGGGGAAGATCAAAATGGGATGGATAATCCACCGCCACCAAATAGAGCCCTTCTGCTTTGGCGGTTGCTGCCGCCAGCGTACGATCCTTTGCCGCCAGCAGGCTGGCCATCCAGTTCTCAGGCTGGTTGCCGCAGCCGATCTCCAGCAGGCTACCCACAATGTTACGCACCATGTGGTGAACAAAGGCGTTGGCCTTGATATCCACCACCACATAGGCACCAAAGCGGCTGACCTCAAGGTGCATGATGTTGCGCCACGGCGTGCGCGACTGACACTGCACGGCACGAAACGAGGTGAAGTCGTTTTCACCCAGCAGGCACTGCCCGGCGCGCTGCATTTTTTCCACATCCAGCGGATGGTAAAAATGAGTCACGCCGCCGTGCAGAATCGCTGGCCGCAGCCGTTGATTATAAATGATGTAGCGATAGCGGCGTGCGGTGGCGCTGAAACGGGCATGGAACTCATCCGGCACCGCTTTGACCCAACGCACCGCGATGTCATCCGGCAAATTGGCATTAACGCCCAGCGTCCATGCCGCATCTTTGCGGATCGACGTGGTCACAAAATGCACCACCTGACCGGTACCATGCACTCCTGCATCGGTGCGACCCGCACAAAACACGTTTACGTCATGATCGGCTACTTTTGCCAGCGCCTGTTCCAGCTTGCCCTGCACGCTGCGCACTTCCTGCTGTCGCTGCCAGCCATAATAGCGGCTGCCGTCATATTCGATGCCCAACGCCAGTTTGTGCTCGTTGACCGCCTCAGACATCAGTACATGTACTCCCGCACCAGCTTCTCAGCGGTTTTGATGGCCATCAACGCGCCACCGAAGCGAATATTATCCGCTACCGTCCAGAACTGCAGCAGCTCCGGTACGCCGTAATCATTGCGCACGCAGCCAATGCTCAGCGTTTCGTTACCAGACGCATCGCCTACCGGCGTGGGATAATCGTTCTCTTCAGAAAGCGAAATATCCTCCGCCTCCAGCAAAATCTCGCGCGCTTCTTCAGCCGAGAGCGGACGCAGGTTTTCGACCCACACCTGCTGCGCGTTGCCGTAAAACACCGGCGCCTGCAGGCTGGTTACCGCAATCGGCAATCCTTCGTCCTGCAGTACTTTGCGTACCTGATCCACCAGGCGACGCTCGCTGGCGACGCTACCGGCGTTATCTGCCAGCTGCGGCAGCAGGTTGAACGCCAGCTGACGGCCAAAGTGGTGCTCTTCGGGCGGAATGCCGTTCAGCAAACGGGCGCTTTCGCCTGCCAGGCCGTCCACCGCGGCTTTGCCGTGCGAGGAAACCGACAGCAGGTTAGTGACCTGAATGCGGCTGAGCCCGGCCTGCTCAATCAGCGGCTTCAGTGCACTCAGCAGCTGGCTGGTCAGACTGTCGGCCACGCTGACAATATTACGATTACGGTAATCGCTCAGTACCTGCGGATTCACATCCGGCACCACCAGCGGCACATCCGGCTCCAGCGCGAACAGATCGCTGCTATCGATCACCAGACAACCGGCGTTGGCCGCTTCTTCGGCGTAGCGTGCCGAAGCGTCGCGTCCGGCAACAAAAAAGGCCAGCTGCGCCTGAGACCAGTCAAATTCACTGGCGTCCTGCACTACCAGCGTCTGGCCCACAAAGCGTTTGTTTTCACCGGCGCTGTTGGCGCTGGCGAGCAAAAATAATTCACCCACCGGGAACTCGCGTTCCGCCAGCAGTTCCAGTACAGCGTTCCCTACTGCGCCTGTTGCGCCAAGTAGCGCAATATTCCAGCCGTCAGACATGGTGGTTTACCTCAGACAATGACATAAAAACAGAAGGCGGTGATATTCACCGCCCGGGGATTCAGATTTTTCCCCCTGTAAACAGGGAGAGGATGATCGGCGTATTTATTCCGCCTGATGCACCGCGTTAAAGCCCAGCTGCTGCAGCATCGCTGCTGCTGCGGCATCATCACAGTTAACCTGCAATGAAGACCACTCGCGGCGTTCCTGATATTGCTTGCGTAAACGGTCAAATTCACCCGCTATGGCAGCGACCTGGCGCAGGGGCGCATCATCGCGGCGCACATCATACACCAGATGCACCAATCGTTTCAGCGTTGCCTGATCGAGCGGCCCGCGCAGCGTAATCTCGCCAAACTCCGGTGCGGGCAGCAGGCTGGCCAGCGAGACCTGTTGTGGCTGGCCAATAAACGCACTCCACGCCTCAAACACCTGCGTGGTGCCGCGCGCTTTGCCCTCGAGCGTGTAGCCAGCAATGTGCGCCGTAGCGATGTCCACTTTTGCCAGCAGCGCCAGATCCAGGTCCGGCTCCGGTTCCCATACATCCAGCACCACGCTTAAATCGCCCCGGCTGTTTAACACGTTCAGTAACGCCGCGTTATCCACCACCGGCCCACGACAGGCGTTGATCAGGATGGCGTTGGGCTTCAGCGCGCGCAGCAGCGCCTCATCGGCCAGATGCAGCGTTTTATACTGTCCCTGCTTAAACAGCGGCGTGTGGAAGGTGAGAATATCGGCTTCCGCCACCAGCGTGCTAAGCGGCTGAAAGTCGCCAGGCTCGCCCCTGTCGGCGCGCGGGGGATCGCAGAGCAGCGTCCGCACGCCCCAGGCTTCCAGACGTTTTTGCAGGCGCCCGCCCACGTTGCCGACGCCCACAATGCCAACCGTGCGGTCGGTGAGCTGAAAGCCATCGCGCTCCGCCAGCAGCAGCAGTGCGGAAAACAGGTATTCCACTACCGCGATGGCGTTACAGCCCGGCGCGGCGGAAAAGGCGATGTTCGCTGCGGTAAGGTAATCGTTGTCGATATGATCGGTGCCCGCGGTGGCGGTACCGACAAACTTCACGCTGGTACCATCAAGC
The sequence above is drawn from the Duffyella gerundensis genome and encodes:
- the dedD gene encoding cell division protein DedD, producing the protein MASKFQNRLVGTIILVAVGVIVLPGLLDGKKKHYKEEFAAIPLVPKPEDQQDSEMVPPVTQSLPSQPPEGAGAAVGGNSNRPQQSADSGATQPQSNTSPTVVTPPPVAATKPAEPVRQPPKAQPKPVEKAKPVEQPKSKPVEQSKPVEQPKVVEQPKPVEQTKPADAPVGQAYVVQLGALKNASKVNEIVAQLRLSGYRAFTVPATPVQGQITRLYVGPDASKAKMQAAVSELKGISGLSGVVKPYSAR
- the folC gene encoding bifunctional tetrahydrofolate synthase/dihydrofolate synthase, with protein sequence MDNLHLPQATSPLATWLHYLEHLHSQAIELGLDRIRDVAQRLDLLQPAPFIFTVAGTNGKGTTCRTLETVLMAAGFRVGVFSSPHLVRYTERVRVQGEELAESAHTASFAAIEAGRGTTSLTYFEFGTLSALMLFKQAALDVVILEVGLGGRLDATNIVDADVAVVTSIALDHTDWLGNDRESIGREKAGIFRQGKPAVVGEPDMPVTIADVASACGARLHQRDRDWHYQQLATGWRFVDAQGEVNDLPLPQVPLPNAATALAALRASGLAVDDAVIRAHIGRAILPGRFQTVSQAPRLILDVAHNPHAASYLASRLAAEPVAGKVHAVVGMLHDKDIAGTLAALANQVDVWYCAPLSGPRGASAEQLLAHLPAGQAFSDVTSAWRAAMQQAGKQDIVLVCGSFHTVAQVMETLETEKGSGK
- the accD gene encoding acetyl-CoA carboxylase, carboxyltransferase subunit beta, whose amino-acid sequence is MSWIERILNKSTITPSRKASIPEGVWTKCDSCGQVLYRAELERNLEVCPKCDHHMRMHGRERLNRLLDEGTLVELGSELEPKDVLKFKDSKKYKDRLTAAQKATDETDALIVMKGTLHSMPVVAAAFEFAFMGGSMGSVVGARFVRAVEQALEDNCPLICFSASGGARMQEALMSLMQMAKTSAALAKMRERGLPYISVMTDPTMGGVSASFAMLGDLNIAEPKALIGFAGPRVIEQTVREKLPPGFQRSEFLIEKGAIDMIIRRPELRYKLASLLAKMMNLPAPLPDSDEPAPASEPESHEA
- a CDS encoding DedA family protein, translating into MDFIHLVIDFILHIDVHLAELVAQYGVWVYAILFLILFCETGLVVTPFLPGDSLLFVAGALAALPGNDLNIHLMVALLVIAAILGDAVNYTIGRLFGARLFSNPNSKIFRQSYLDKTHAFYERHGGKTIILARFVPIVRTFAPFVAGMGHMSYRHFALYNVTGALLWVVLFSYAGYLFGDLPVVQENLKLLIVGIILVSVLPGVIEVWRHRRAAKQQKQP
- the truA gene encoding tRNA pseudouridine(38-40) synthase TruA; amino-acid sequence: MSEAVNEHKLALGIEYDGSRYYGWQRQQEVRSVQGKLEQALAKVADHDVNVFCAGRTDAGVHGTGQVVHFVTTSIRKDAAWTLGVNANLPDDIAVRWVKAVPDEFHARFSATARRYRYIIYNQRLRPAILHGGVTHFYHPLDVEKMQRAGQCLLGENDFTSFRAVQCQSRTPWRNIMHLEVSRFGAYVVVDIKANAFVHHMVRNIVGSLLEIGCGNQPENWMASLLAAKDRTLAAATAKAEGLYLVAVDYPSHFDLPRPPMGPLFLAD
- a CDS encoding aspartate-semialdehyde dehydrogenase → MSDGWNIALLGATGAVGNAVLELLAEREFPVGELFLLASANSAGENKRFVGQTLVVQDASEFDWSQAQLAFFVAGRDASARYAEEAANAGCLVIDSSDLFALEPDVPLVVPDVNPQVLSDYRNRNIVSVADSLTSQLLSALKPLIEQAGLSRIQVTNLLSVSSHGKAAVDGLAGESARLLNGIPPEEHHFGRQLAFNLLPQLADNAGSVASERRLVDQVRKVLQDEGLPIAVTSLQAPVFYGNAQQVWVENLRPLSAEEAREILLEAEDISLSEENDYPTPVGDASGNETLSIGCVRNDYGVPELLQFWTVADNIRFGGALMAIKTAEKLVREYMY
- the pdxB gene encoding 4-phosphoerythronate dehydrogenase PdxB, translating into MKIVVDENMPYAHELFSRTGDVVAVPGRPLPVAELSDAQGLMVRSVTKVDAALLDGTSVKFVGTATAGTDHIDNDYLTAANIAFSAAPGCNAIAVVEYLFSALLLLAERDGFQLTDRTVGIVGVGNVGGRLQKRLEAWGVRTLLCDPPRADRGEPGDFQPLSTLVAEADILTFHTPLFKQGQYKTLHLADEALLRALKPNAILINACRGPVVDNAALLNVLNSRGDLSVVLDVWEPEPDLDLALLAKVDIATAHIAGYTLEGKARGTTQVFEAWSAFIGQPQQVSLASLLPAPEFGEITLRGPLDQATLKRLVHLVYDVRRDDAPLRQVAAIAGEFDRLRKQYQERREWSSLQVNCDDAAAAAMLQQLGFNAVHQAE